The proteins below come from a single Chryseobacterium capnotolerans genomic window:
- the rodA gene encoding rod shape-determining protein RodA: MKWTEGIDKLGLGLYFMLCIFAIANIYSVDQKLGEKQLMFFCISVFVGLIIFLGRSKFFENMAGIIYIGGVLLLIGLFPFGKEILGQKNWYKFGSFTMQPVEFAKIGTALMLANYVSGPDFNLKNRKSLFTALGIIGIPAVVVLAIPDVGSMLVFIAFFIALYREGLSGWLFGVGFIFAGVFLVALAIPPIYVAAAVLIIAGVLIAMNYHRMSWDVISISGIAGSILLLCGLAFGSPYILEKLPKHQRERIEVLYKGEKAFRDTSGYNLLYSKTAIGSGGLLGKGYREGSVTQGKFVPEQETDYIFCTVGEEWGFLGSAILILCYMVYIGRIYYLAEQQKSTFNRVFGYCFASILLMHFSINLGMVMGLFPTVGIPLPYFSYGGSSLLAFSMMTFIFFKLNYSDKNSLV; the protein is encoded by the coding sequence ATGAAATGGACAGAAGGAATAGATAAACTGGGTCTAGGACTGTATTTCATGCTTTGCATTTTTGCGATTGCTAATATTTATAGTGTAGACCAGAAGCTAGGAGAAAAGCAGTTGATGTTTTTCTGTATATCTGTATTTGTAGGGCTTATCATATTTTTGGGGAGAAGTAAGTTTTTCGAAAATATGGCAGGTATTATTTATATAGGCGGTGTACTTCTGCTGATAGGTCTTTTCCCATTTGGAAAGGAAATTCTGGGGCAGAAAAACTGGTACAAGTTCGGAAGTTTTACCATGCAGCCTGTAGAATTTGCTAAAATTGGTACTGCTCTGATGCTTGCAAACTATGTTTCAGGACCTGATTTTAATCTTAAGAATAGAAAATCTTTATTTACTGCTTTAGGTATTATTGGTATTCCGGCTGTAGTTGTATTGGCTATCCCGGATGTAGGATCTATGCTTGTATTCATTGCCTTTTTTATTGCATTGTACAGGGAGGGTTTAAGTGGTTGGTTATTTGGTGTAGGCTTTATTTTTGCAGGGGTTTTTCTTGTGGCACTTGCAATCCCACCAATATATGTAGCTGCTGCTGTTTTAATCATCGCAGGTGTTTTGATTGCGATGAATTACCATAGAATGTCCTGGGATGTAATTTCTATTTCCGGAATTGCTGGATCTATCTTGTTACTGTGTGGACTAGCATTTGGTTCACCTTATATTTTAGAAAAACTGCCTAAACACCAGAGAGAAAGAATTGAGGTTCTTTATAAAGGTGAAAAGGCATTTAGAGATACTTCGGGGTACAACTTATTATATTCTAAAACAGCGATCGGATCCGGAGGTCTTTTAGGAAAAGGATACCGTGAAGGATCTGTTACCCAGGGAAAATTCGTTCCGGAGCAAGAAACTGATTATATTTTCTGTACGGTAGGTGAAGAATGGGGCTTCTTGGGGAGTGCTATTCTTATCTTATGTTACATGGTTTATATCGGGAGAATCTATTATTTGGCAGAACAACAGAAGTCGACCTTTAACCGTGTATTTGGTTATTGCTTTGCTTCGATCCTATTGATGCACTTTTCAATCAATCTAGGGATGGTTATGGGACTTTTCCCGACAGTAGGTATTCCTCTTCCGTATTTCAGTTATGGAGGAAGTTCTTTACTGGCATTCTCTATGATGACTTTTATTTTCTTTAAACTTAATTATTCTGATAAAAACAGCTTAGTATAG
- a CDS encoding rod shape-determining protein MreD, whose amino-acid sequence MISRTLFTDILIMIFLVALQIFVLNRITIFGKYTPVLYPVFVMFYPFFRNKFQFLALSFLIGLSIDGFLYSWGINAFATTLIAYFRTLIFRTSTDTSTDFFSFQSLQWAQFLLFLFSSIFLHQLLVQYIEFFKFSRFFEILFNVLVTSVISFIFIVIYALIFKIKQKV is encoded by the coding sequence ATGATTAGCAGGACTTTATTTACCGATATATTAATCATGATATTTCTTGTTGCATTACAGATTTTTGTATTGAACAGGATTACTATTTTCGGGAAATATACTCCGGTATTATATCCTGTATTTGTCATGTTCTATCCTTTTTTCAGAAATAAATTTCAATTCCTGGCATTAAGCTTTTTAATAGGATTGTCTATTGATGGTTTCCTCTATTCATGGGGGATTAATGCCTTCGCAACAACGTTAATTGCTTATTTCAGAACGTTGATATTCAGAACGTCTACAGATACGTCTACAGACTTTTTCTCTTTTCAGTCCCTGCAATGGGCGCAGTTTTTGCTGTTTTTATTTTCAAGTATCTTCCTGCATCAGCTTTTAGTGCAATATATTGAGTTCTTTAAGTTTAGTAGGTTTTTTGAAATATTATTTAATGTTTTGGTAACTAGTGTAATTTCATTTATATTTATCGTTATCTACGCATTAATATTTAAAATCAAACAAAAAGTTTGA
- a CDS encoding rod shape-determining protein, whose translation MSLFDMFTQEIAIDLGTANTLIIHNNKIVIDQPSIVAIERSTGKPIAVGEQAKHMQGKTHEDIKTIRPLKDGVIADFHASEHMIKEFIKKIPGIKGKFIQPALRIVICIPSGITEVEKRAVRDSAQKVNAKEVRLIYEPMAAAIGVGIDVQKPEGNMIIDIGGGTTEIAVVALGGIVCDKSVKIAGDVFTNDIAYYLRTHHNLYIGERTAERIKIEVGSAVEDLDVDIEDIPVQGRDLITGKPKEIMVGYKEIARALDKSIIRIEDAVMETLSLTPPELAADIYKTGIYLAGGGALLRGLADRIHKKTGLPVFVAEDPLRAVVRGTGIALKNMDKFNFLIK comes from the coding sequence ATGAGTTTATTTGATATGTTTACGCAAGAAATTGCGATAGACCTGGGAACAGCTAATACCCTTATCATTCACAATAATAAAATTGTTATAGATCAGCCTTCAATTGTTGCAATTGAACGATCTACGGGTAAACCTATTGCTGTAGGGGAACAGGCTAAGCATATGCAAGGGAAAACTCACGAGGATATCAAGACGATTCGTCCATTGAAAGATGGGGTTATCGCTGATTTTCACGCTTCTGAACATATGATTAAGGAATTTATCAAGAAAATTCCTGGAATCAAAGGTAAATTCATACAGCCTGCATTAAGAATTGTAATCTGTATTCCTTCTGGTATTACTGAAGTTGAAAAAAGAGCGGTAAGAGATTCTGCTCAGAAAGTCAACGCAAAAGAAGTAAGGTTAATTTACGAACCAATGGCAGCTGCTATAGGAGTTGGGATCGACGTACAGAAGCCTGAAGGAAACATGATTATTGATATAGGTGGAGGTACTACTGAAATTGCTGTAGTAGCTTTAGGAGGTATTGTATGTGACAAATCTGTAAAAATTGCAGGTGATGTATTTACCAATGACATTGCTTATTACTTAAGAACTCACCATAACCTTTATATTGGAGAAAGAACCGCCGAAAGAATTAAAATTGAAGTAGGTTCTGCTGTAGAAGATCTTGATGTAGACATCGAAGATATCCCGGTACAAGGTAGAGACCTTATTACAGGTAAACCTAAAGAAATTATGGTTGGGTATAAAGAAATTGCCCGTGCATTAGACAAATCTATCATCAGAATTGAGGATGCTGTAATGGAAACACTTTCTCTTACACCACCGGAATTGGCTGCTGATATTTATAAAACTGGTATTTATCTTGCCGGAGGAGGTGCATTGTTAAGAGGTCTTGCGGACAGAATCCACAAAAAGACAGGTCTTCCTGTATTTGTAGCAGAAGATCCGTTGAGAGCTGTAGTTCGCGGAACTGGTATTGCCCTTAAGAATATGGATAAATTCAATTTCTTAATTAAATAA
- the hemA gene encoding glutamyl-tRNA reductase, protein MLQYSNIHRTSNFAVLSISYEKADVETRGKFAFFDENIKNFVSRVHQEDLGDAFVVSTCNRTEIYTTSSNYLLVAEEYCKTIGVNITDFLQFANILTKEEALIHLFRVAAGLESQIIGDFEIIGQIKKAYSRFKKERQNSNPYLERAINAAIQISKRIKNETGISNGAASVSYAAVHYILNNQKRIAEKNILLLGVGEIGQNTVENLVKHVYQPKIKIANRTQEKAEKISQKYNIPHVDYSDFDKELKDTDILIVATGAKHPIINQSHFPNGKETLVIDLSIPHNVEKNVTENENVTLIDVDELSKQIQETIQQREKEIPKAEKIIKELMKDFIEWEKKRKLAPNIHHFKAVLKNMERNEMHNFYKKNKYIDITDMELSDKMIQKITNRFAKYIIDNPLKAEEISKLMHEILVEQPNNEFNEKH, encoded by the coding sequence ATGTTACAGTATTCCAACATCCATCGAACATCAAATTTTGCCGTGCTTTCTATAAGCTATGAAAAAGCTGATGTAGAAACGAGAGGAAAGTTTGCATTCTTTGATGAAAACATCAAAAACTTTGTTTCCCGCGTCCATCAGGAAGATCTTGGGGATGCATTTGTAGTTTCCACATGTAACAGGACTGAGATCTACACCACTTCTTCCAATTATCTTTTAGTAGCAGAAGAATATTGCAAAACCATCGGAGTAAACATTACAGATTTTCTTCAGTTTGCCAATATTTTGACTAAAGAAGAAGCTTTGATACATCTCTTCAGAGTTGCTGCCGGCCTAGAAAGCCAGATTATTGGTGATTTTGAGATTATTGGGCAGATCAAAAAAGCATACAGCCGTTTTAAAAAAGAGAGACAAAATTCTAATCCATATCTGGAAAGAGCAATCAATGCAGCTATTCAGATTTCTAAAAGGATCAAGAACGAAACCGGGATTTCCAATGGAGCCGCTTCTGTTTCTTATGCAGCTGTTCATTATATCCTAAACAACCAAAAGAGAATTGCTGAAAAGAACATTCTTCTTCTTGGAGTAGGTGAGATTGGACAAAACACCGTTGAAAACCTGGTAAAACATGTTTATCAGCCAAAAATTAAAATCGCAAACAGAACTCAGGAGAAAGCTGAAAAGATTTCTCAAAAATATAATATTCCTCATGTTGACTATTCTGATTTTGACAAGGAATTAAAAGACACCGATATTCTTATCGTGGCTACAGGGGCCAAACACCCCATTATCAACCAATCTCATTTTCCGAACGGAAAAGAGACTTTAGTGATAGACCTCTCCATCCCTCATAATGTTGAAAAGAATGTTACTGAAAATGAAAATGTAACGTTAATTGATGTTGATGAGCTTTCAAAACAGATCCAAGAAACGATCCAGCAAAGGGAAAAAGAAATTCCTAAAGCCGAAAAGATCATTAAAGAACTGATGAAAGATTTTATTGAATGGGAGAAAAAAAGAAAACTAGCACCAAACATTCATCATTTCAAAGCGGTTTTAAAAAACATGGAACGCAATGAAATGCATAACTTTTATAAGAAAAATAAATATATAGACATTACGGATATGGAGCTTTCTGATAAAATGATCCAGAAAATCACCAACCGTTTTGCAAAATATATCATCGATAATCCTTTAAAAGCCGAAGAAATTAGTAAATTAATGCACGAAATATTAGTTGAACAACCAAACAACGAATTCAATGAAAAGCATTAG
- the hemC gene encoding hydroxymethylbilane synthase, whose product MKSIRIGTRNSALALWQAREVARHLQNNNYLTEIVPIVSSGDKNLNQPLYSLGITGVFTRDLDVALLNDEIDIAVHSLKDVPTLLPQNIEMIAYLERDYPQDILIRKESAKNKELHELKLATSSLRRRAFWLRHFPNTEFSDIRGNIQTRLQKLEDGDFDATILSLAGIKRMKMEIDYEMLPVMISAPSQGVIAVAGHSDKPEINEILRQINHQPTQICVEIERNFLSTLEGGCTAPIGAFAEIIEDQIRFTAALCSLDGKNCIAIDENFEYKSEENFGEKFAKVVLENGGKELMAEIKSQI is encoded by the coding sequence ATGAAAAGCATTAGAATCGGAACAAGAAATTCCGCACTTGCACTTTGGCAGGCTAGAGAGGTTGCGAGGCACCTTCAGAACAACAATTATTTAACAGAGATTGTTCCTATCGTTTCTTCTGGCGATAAGAACCTTAATCAACCTTTATATTCATTAGGAATCACCGGGGTTTTCACAAGAGACCTTGATGTTGCATTATTGAATGATGAGATTGATATTGCTGTTCACTCTTTGAAAGATGTCCCTACCCTGTTACCTCAGAATATTGAGATGATAGCCTATTTGGAAAGAGATTATCCACAAGACATTCTGATCAGAAAAGAATCTGCAAAAAACAAAGAACTTCATGAGCTGAAGCTTGCCACAAGCAGCTTGAGAAGAAGAGCTTTCTGGTTAAGACATTTCCCGAATACCGAGTTTTCTGATATCCGTGGAAATATCCAGACCCGTCTTCAAAAACTTGAAGATGGAGATTTTGATGCCACTATCCTATCTTTAGCCGGGATCAAAAGAATGAAAATGGAAATTGATTATGAAATGCTGCCTGTAATGATTTCTGCTCCATCTCAGGGCGTTATTGCAGTTGCAGGACATTCCGATAAACCGGAGATCAATGAAATCCTGAGACAGATCAATCACCAGCCTACTCAGATCTGCGTAGAAATAGAAAGAAACTTCCTAAGTACTTTGGAAGGAGGCTGTACAGCACCTATCGGAGCCTTTGCTGAAATTATTGAGGATCAAATCCGCTTTACGGCAGCACTTTGCTCTCTTGATGGTAAAAACTGCATTGCTATTGATGAGAACTTCGAATACAAATCGGAAGAAAATTTTGGAGAAAAGTTCGCAAAGGTAGTACTGGAAAACGGCGGAAAAGAATTAATGGCGGAAATCAAAAGCCAGATCTAA
- a CDS encoding uroporphyrinogen-III synthase gives MKILFTKNIDQATISKELGEDILVDCVEVIKTKPILISPFDLKNYSLIFTSVNGVASFFKNKFKPNENFTAKNYNKIYCVGEKTKKALRKHGFGTFKVVRNADALSRFIIGNCQHEQFLHFCGNLAINVLDKELPLQNIKYKKITIYNTEEIYPLISEKYHAAVFFSPSGVRSFAKQNSLKEMKLFSIGETTSGELRNYTHENIFTSEENTLNSIFELIRNEIVSQL, from the coding sequence ATGAAAATCTTATTTACCAAAAATATAGACCAAGCAACAATATCCAAAGAATTAGGAGAGGATATTTTGGTTGATTGTGTTGAGGTAATTAAGACCAAGCCTATTCTGATCAGCCCATTTGATCTGAAAAACTATTCACTGATCTTTACCAGCGTGAATGGTGTGGCTTCATTTTTCAAAAACAAATTTAAGCCTAATGAAAATTTCACGGCTAAAAATTACAACAAGATCTACTGTGTTGGAGAGAAAACCAAGAAAGCATTAAGAAAACACGGCTTTGGAACATTTAAAGTAGTAAGGAATGCAGATGCTCTTTCAAGATTCATTATCGGGAACTGCCAGCATGAACAGTTTCTTCATTTCTGTGGCAATCTTGCCATTAATGTTCTTGACAAGGAGCTTCCTCTTCAAAATATTAAGTATAAAAAGATTACGATCTACAACACCGAGGAAATCTATCCTTTAATTTCTGAAAAATATCATGCCGCAGTATTTTTTAGTCCAAGCGGAGTTCGTAGTTTTGCAAAGCAAAATTCCCTGAAAGAAATGAAGCTGTTTTCTATTGGAGAAACCACGTCTGGGGAATTGAGAAATTACACTCACGAAAACATTTTCACATCTGAAGAAAACACGCTGAATTCTATCTTTGAGCTGATACGAAATGAAATAGTGAGCCAACTTTAA
- the hemE gene encoding uroporphyrinogen decarboxylase, with amino-acid sequence MIKNDLYLKALRGETVERPPVWMMRQAGRYLPEFIALRDKYDFFTRCQTPELAAEITMQPIRRFPLDAAILFSDILVVPQAMGIDFKMKESVGPWLDTPIRTMEQVQNIETPDVNDTLGYVFDAIELTLQKLDNDIPLIGFAGSPWTILCYCVEGKGSKAFDIAKSFCFQQPEAAHLLLQKITDTTIAYLKRKVEKGVSAVQIFDSWGGMLSPTDYQEFSWQYINQIVEALSPLTHVVVFGKGCWFALEDMTMSKASALGVDWTIKPEFARTLTNHTMTLQGNFDPARLHSTPETIKKMVNEMINRFGKDRYIANLGHGILPNVPVENAEAFIRAVVDWKPNSEF; translated from the coding sequence ATGATAAAAAACGACCTATATTTAAAAGCACTTCGCGGAGAAACCGTTGAAAGACCTCCTGTCTGGATGATGAGGCAGGCTGGAAGATATCTGCCGGAATTCATTGCCTTAAGAGATAAATATGATTTCTTTACAAGATGTCAGACACCTGAACTAGCGGCTGAGATTACTATGCAGCCTATCCGTAGATTTCCTTTAGACGCAGCGATCCTGTTTTCTGATATTTTGGTAGTTCCACAGGCAATGGGAATCGATTTCAAAATGAAAGAATCTGTTGGACCTTGGTTAGATACACCAATCAGAACTATGGAACAGGTTCAGAATATCGAAACTCCGGACGTGAATGATACTTTAGGATACGTTTTTGATGCTATTGAATTAACACTTCAGAAATTAGATAATGACATTCCGTTGATTGGTTTTGCCGGATCTCCATGGACTATACTTTGCTACTGTGTAGAAGGAAAAGGAAGTAAAGCTTTTGATATTGCAAAATCTTTCTGCTTCCAACAGCCTGAAGCAGCTCATTTATTACTTCAAAAGATCACTGATACAACAATTGCTTATTTGAAGAGAAAAGTGGAAAAAGGTGTTTCTGCTGTACAAATTTTTGACTCTTGGGGAGGAATGCTTTCTCCAACGGATTATCAGGAATTCTCCTGGCAGTACATCAACCAGATCGTTGAAGCATTAAGCCCTCTTACTCATGTGGTGGTATTTGGAAAAGGATGCTGGTTTGCATTGGAAGATATGACTATGTCTAAAGCTTCAGCTCTTGGTGTTGACTGGACGATTAAGCCAGAATTCGCAAGAACATTAACTAACCATACAATGACTCTGCAAGGAAACTTTGATCCTGCAAGATTACATTCAACTCCTGAAACGATCAAGAAGATGGTGAATGAAATGATTAACCGCTTCGGAAAAGACAGATATATTGCTAATCTAGGACATGGTATTCTTCCTAATGTTCCTGTTGAAAATGCTGAGGCATTCATCAGAGCAGTTGTTGACTGGAAACCAAATTCTGAATTTTAA
- a CDS encoding cysteine desulfurase, producing the protein MFDIHEIRSQFSILDREVNGKPLVYLDNAATSQKPNSVLEVCHAYYTELNANVHRGIHTLSQLATEEMELSRRKIQKFINAEHDFEVIFTKGTTEGLNLIAYILTQKLQKDDEIIISYLEHHSNIVPWQLLCERTGAKLRVIPIDENGILQLDYLDQFLSEKTKIVSVNQVSNALGIVNPIEEIIAKTRKNSAAYIVIDGAQSAPHFNIDVQKLDCDFFVFSGHKMYAPMGTGVLYGKREILEALPPFHGGGEMIATCSFDGTTYAGLPFKYEAGTPNVGGNIALGAAVDFMNRVGHENIQNHENALLEYAQRHLLEIEGLKVYGEKAKRTGVVSFNLEGVGISSDVGMILDKMGVAVRTGHHCTQPIMEFFNIAGTVRASFAVYNTFEEIDLLVEGVKKAQRMLS; encoded by the coding sequence ATGTTTGACATTCATGAAATAAGAAGCCAGTTTTCTATATTGGACAGAGAAGTGAATGGTAAGCCATTGGTTTACCTGGATAATGCAGCTACATCTCAAAAGCCAAATTCGGTTTTAGAAGTCTGTCACGCATATTATACAGAACTTAATGCGAATGTTCACAGAGGAATTCATACATTAAGCCAATTAGCAACGGAAGAAATGGAGCTTTCCAGAAGAAAGATTCAAAAATTCATTAATGCTGAACACGATTTTGAAGTAATCTTTACTAAAGGGACAACAGAAGGATTGAACCTCATCGCTTATATTTTAACACAAAAATTACAAAAAGACGATGAGATCATTATTTCTTATCTTGAACATCACTCGAATATTGTTCCTTGGCAGCTGCTTTGTGAAAGAACAGGTGCAAAACTTCGTGTGATTCCTATTGACGAAAACGGTATCCTTCAATTAGATTATCTTGATCAGTTTCTTAGTGAAAAAACTAAAATAGTTTCTGTAAATCAGGTTTCTAATGCCTTGGGGATTGTAAACCCTATTGAAGAAATAATTGCCAAAACAAGAAAAAATTCAGCCGCATATATCGTTATTGATGGGGCGCAGTCTGCTCCTCACTTCAATATTGATGTTCAGAAGTTAGATTGTGATTTCTTTGTATTCTCAGGACATAAGATGTATGCTCCGATGGGAACAGGAGTTCTATATGGAAAACGTGAAATATTGGAAGCTTTACCACCATTCCATGGAGGAGGAGAAATGATTGCAACATGTTCTTTTGACGGAACAACTTACGCAGGACTTCCATTTAAATATGAAGCAGGAACACCTAATGTGGGTGGAAATATTGCTCTGGGAGCTGCTGTTGATTTTATGAACAGAGTAGGGCATGAGAATATCCAGAATCATGAAAATGCTTTATTGGAATATGCACAAAGACACCTTTTAGAAATTGAAGGTCTTAAAGTATATGGTGAAAAAGCGAAGAGAACAGGTGTTGTTTCTTTTAATCTGGAAGGAGTAGGGATTTCTTCTGATGTAGGGATGATCCTGGATAAAATGGGCGTTGCTGTAAGAACGGGGCACCACTGTACGCAGCCTATTATGGAATTCTTTAATATTGCTGGAACCGTAAGAGCCAGTTTTGCTGTTTATAATACTTTTGAAGAAATAGACCTTTTGGTAGAAGGAGTGAAGAAAGCACAGCGAATGTTGTCGTAA
- a CDS encoding 50S ribosomal protein L25/general stress protein Ctc, producing the protein MKSITIQGTKRESVGKKSTKALRDAELVPCVVYGGEAPLNFSAEEKAFKGLVYTPEAHTVSIEVDGKTIPAVLQDIQFHPITDKILHIDFYQLSDDKPVVMEVPVRITGRSKGVVAGGVLRQSFRKLKVKAIPANLPDEVVVDVTPLRIGNKLYIGGIKTEGYSFMHPDNAVVVAVKMSRNAMKGGAAAMDEEDEEEAEEVATQSPDVPTTEEKSAE; encoded by the coding sequence ATGAAATCTATTACAATTCAAGGTACAAAAAGAGAAAGCGTGGGCAAAAAGTCTACAAAAGCTTTACGTGATGCTGAATTAGTTCCTTGTGTTGTTTATGGAGGTGAAGCGCCTTTAAACTTCTCTGCTGAAGAGAAAGCTTTCAAAGGATTAGTATACACTCCTGAAGCACACACGGTATCTATTGAAGTTGACGGAAAAACAATTCCAGCAGTTCTTCAAGATATTCAGTTCCACCCAATTACTGACAAAATTCTTCACATTGACTTCTATCAATTATCTGATGATAAGCCAGTTGTTATGGAGGTTCCAGTAAGAATTACAGGTCGTTCTAAAGGTGTTGTTGCTGGTGGTGTTTTACGTCAGTCTTTCAGAAAGCTAAAAGTAAAAGCGATCCCTGCTAACCTACCTGACGAGGTGGTTGTAGATGTTACTCCATTAAGAATCGGTAACAAACTTTACATCGGTGGTATCAAAACTGAAGGATATTCTTTCATGCACCCAGACAACGCAGTTGTAGTTGCTGTTAAGATGTCTAGAAATGCAATGAAAGGTGGTGCTGCAGCAATGGATGAAGAAGATGAAGAAGAAGCAGAAGAAGTTGCAACTCAATCTCCTGACGTTCCAACAACAGAAGAGAAATCTGCAGAATAA
- a CDS encoding ribose-phosphate pyrophosphokinase yields the protein MADQLSYLFCTRTSRDLAEKIAQSYGKELGKINFQEFSDGEFEPVLDESVRGGRVFLIGSTFPPADNLLELLLMIDAAKRASAKSITVVIPYFGLARQDRKDKPRAPIGAKLVANLLTAAGATRIMTMDLHADQIQGFFEIPVDHLYASTIFVDYIKSLNLDNLTIASPDMGGAKRAKNYAGHLGAEVVIAYKERKKANVVEEMFLIGDVTGKNVILIDDMIDTAGTLCKAADILIEKGAKTVRAMATHGVLSGKAYENIENSKILEVIVTDSIPVKNNLSSKIKVLSCAPLFADVMTMVHEHKSISSKFVI from the coding sequence ATGGCCGATCAGTTAAGTTATCTATTTTGTACAAGAACCAGCAGGGACTTGGCAGAGAAAATTGCCCAGAGTTATGGGAAAGAATTAGGAAAAATCAACTTTCAGGAGTTCAGCGACGGGGAATTTGAGCCTGTTTTGGACGAATCTGTAAGAGGAGGAAGAGTTTTCCTAATCGGATCTACATTCCCTCCTGCAGACAATCTTTTAGAACTTCTTCTAATGATTGATGCAGCGAAAAGAGCTTCTGCAAAGAGCATTACCGTTGTAATTCCTTACTTCGGACTTGCCAGACAGGACAGAAAAGACAAACCAAGAGCGCCGATCGGTGCTAAGTTAGTTGCCAACCTTCTTACAGCAGCAGGAGCAACAAGAATAATGACAATGGATCTTCACGCAGATCAGATTCAGGGATTCTTCGAAATTCCGGTAGATCACCTTTATGCTTCTACGATCTTTGTTGATTACATTAAATCTTTAAATCTTGACAATCTTACCATTGCTTCGCCGGATATGGGAGGTGCAAAAAGAGCGAAAAACTATGCAGGCCACCTAGGGGCAGAAGTAGTAATTGCTTATAAGGAAAGAAAGAAAGCAAACGTTGTAGAAGAAATGTTCCTTATTGGAGATGTTACAGGTAAGAATGTAATTCTTATTGATGATATGATCGATACTGCAGGGACTCTTTGTAAAGCAGCGGACATCCTGATTGAGAAAGGAGCAAAAACAGTAAGAGCTATGGCAACTCACGGAGTGCTGTCAGGAAAGGCTTACGAGAATATTGAGAACTCAAAAATCTTGGAAGTTATTGTAACTGACTCAATTCCTGTTAAAAATAATTTGTCATCTAAAATAAAAGTGCTATCTTGCGCCCCGTTATTTGCGGATGTTATGACCATGGTTCATGAGCACAAATCAATCAGTAGCAAGTTTGTTATTTAA